Proteins from a genomic interval of Lysobacter stagni:
- the trpD gene encoding anthranilate phosphoribosyltransferase — translation MPITPQEALQRTIEHREIFHDEMVDLTRMIMRGEVSPTMTAAILTGLRVKKETVGEIAGAATVLREFARPVDVADRANLVDIVGTGGDGAHTFNISTASMFVVAAAGAKVAKHGNRSVSSKSGSADVLEALGAAIELQPEQVSQSIERCGIGFMFAPVHHPAMKVVAPVRREMGVRTIFNILGPLTNPAGAPSILMGVFHPDLVGIQVRVLQELGAERALVVWGRDGMDELSLGAGSLVGELRDGVVREYELHPEDFGIAMAHSRNLRVGDALESRALVLQALDDRPGLPREIVVLNAGAAIYAAGVADSIAEGIERARAALASGAARAKLDAFVTTTRELAATTAGA, via the coding sequence ATGCCCATCACCCCGCAAGAAGCCCTGCAGCGCACGATCGAGCATCGCGAGATCTTCCACGACGAGATGGTGGATCTGACGCGCATGATCATGCGCGGTGAAGTCTCGCCGACGATGACCGCCGCCATCCTCACTGGTCTGCGCGTGAAGAAGGAGACGGTCGGCGAGATCGCCGGTGCGGCGACGGTGCTGCGCGAGTTCGCGCGGCCCGTGGACGTGGCCGACCGCGCGAACCTGGTCGACATCGTGGGCACCGGTGGCGACGGGGCGCATACGTTCAACATTTCCACGGCGAGCATGTTCGTGGTCGCCGCCGCCGGCGCGAAGGTCGCCAAGCACGGCAACCGCAGCGTGTCGTCCAAGTCCGGCAGCGCCGACGTGCTGGAAGCGCTGGGCGCGGCGATCGAACTGCAGCCCGAGCAGGTCTCGCAGAGCATCGAGCGCTGTGGCATCGGCTTCATGTTCGCGCCCGTCCACCATCCCGCGATGAAGGTGGTCGCACCGGTGCGTCGCGAGATGGGCGTGCGGACCATCTTCAACATCCTCGGTCCGCTGACCAATCCGGCTGGCGCGCCGAGCATCCTGATGGGCGTGTTCCACCCCGATCTCGTCGGCATCCAGGTGCGCGTGCTGCAGGAACTGGGCGCGGAGCGGGCGCTGGTGGTGTGGGGCCGCGACGGCATGGACGAACTCTCGCTGGGCGCCGGCAGCCTCGTCGGCGAACTGCGCGACGGCGTGGTGCGTGAGTACGAACTGCATCCCGAGGACTTCGGCATCGCCATGGCGCACAGCCGGAACCTGCGCGTGGGCGATGCCCTCGAATCCAGGGCGCTGGTGCTGCAGGCGCTGGACGATCGCCCCGGCCTGCCGCGCGAGATCGTGGTCCTCAATGCCGGCGCGGCGATCTACGCAGCGGGCGTGGCCGACAGCATCGCCGAGGGCATCGAGCGCGCGCGTGCGGCGCTGGCCTCGGGTGCGGCGCGGGCGAAGCTGGACGCCTTCGTCACGACGACGCGCGAACTCGCCGCGACCACTGCAGGAGCCTGA
- a CDS encoding antibiotic biosynthesis monooxygenase family protein, giving the protein MDDAFARLPSPPYYAVIFSSRRNGHDDAGYGEAAQRMVELAASQPGYLGVESTRGADGFGITVSYWESEEAIAAWRQHAEHAATRAHGRVHWYEHYELRVAKVERAYGKPEMKSRSPE; this is encoded by the coding sequence ATGGACGACGCCTTCGCCCGCCTGCCTTCGCCGCCGTATTACGCGGTGATCTTTTCCTCGCGCCGCAATGGCCACGACGACGCAGGCTATGGCGAAGCCGCACAGCGCATGGTCGAACTGGCCGCCTCGCAGCCCGGCTATCTCGGTGTGGAATCCACACGCGGCGCGGACGGCTTCGGCATTACCGTGTCGTACTGGGAAAGCGAGGAGGCCATCGCCGCCTGGCGCCAGCACGCCGAGCACGCCGCCACGCGCGCGCACGGTCGCGTGCACTGGTACGAACATTACGAACTGCGCGTGGCAAAAGTGGAACGCGCGTACGGCAAGCCTGAAATGAAATCGCGATCCCCCGAATGA
- the trpC gene encoding indole-3-glycerol phosphate synthase TrpC translates to MSDILTTILARKAEEIEQRSRVRPLADMRARALLQPPTRGFVDAIRRKHAAGEAAVIAEVKKASPSKGLIRKDFNPAQIAASYEAGGAACLSVLTDVDFFQGSNLYLGEARGACSLPVLRKDFTVDPYQVYEARVIGADAILLIVAALEDGPMVEMANLAMELGMDVLVEVHDIDELERALQTDCELIGVNNRNLRTFEVSLDTTLDLRSAVPPDRTLVTESGIATTADVARMREAGVQTFLVGESFMRENEPGAALQRLFAA, encoded by the coding sequence ATGAGCGACATCCTCACCACCATCCTCGCGCGCAAGGCCGAGGAGATCGAACAGCGCAGCCGCGTGCGTCCGCTCGCGGACATGCGCGCACGTGCCCTGCTGCAGCCGCCCACGCGCGGCTTCGTCGATGCCATCCGCCGCAAGCACGCGGCCGGCGAGGCCGCGGTGATTGCCGAAGTGAAGAAGGCCAGCCCGTCGAAGGGGCTGATCCGCAAGGACTTCAATCCCGCGCAGATAGCGGCGAGCTACGAGGCCGGCGGCGCGGCGTGCCTGTCGGTGCTGACCGACGTCGATTTCTTCCAGGGCAGCAACCTGTACCTGGGCGAAGCGCGCGGCGCGTGCTCGCTGCCGGTTCTGCGCAAGGATTTCACCGTCGATCCCTACCAGGTGTACGAGGCGCGCGTGATCGGCGCCGATGCCATCCTGCTCATCGTGGCCGCCCTTGAGGACGGCCCGATGGTGGAGATGGCCAACCTGGCGATGGAGCTGGGCATGGACGTTCTGGTGGAAGTGCACGACATCGACGAGCTGGAGCGCGCGTTGCAGACCGACTGCGAGCTGATCGGCGTCAACAACCGCAACCTGCGTACCTTCGAGGTCTCGCTGGACACCACGCTGGACCTGCGCAGTGCGGTGCCGCCGGACCGCACGCTGGTCACCGAGAGCGGCATCGCCACGACTGCCGACGTCGCGCGCATGCGCGAGGCCGGCGTGCAGACCTTCCTGGTCGGTGAGTCGTTCATGCGCGAGAACGAGCCGGGCGCCGCGTTGCAGCGGTTGTTCGCGGCATGA
- a CDS encoding haloacid dehalogenase-like hydrolase has product MPTGQNGASERPYAPLVVFDFDHTLYDGDSGSHLVLWLIQRHWARVAAAIALSPLLLPLIAWLPTRRHAISVYLWIATLGTHRRRDMDRLIDLYVRTHAKEIRRRLLPVALKVLQKHRDAGDRVIIATGASPELARAILDFVAHEDLPVIGSIGGPFLGGMITVEHCHHENKMRMIWDAGYDQIAVAYSDSSADLPLLKAARRPVVVNPKRRRVAMFRRVLPPGTPILNWGCKGRGGERVRA; this is encoded by the coding sequence ATGCCCACGGGCCAGAACGGGGCCAGCGAGCGTCCGTATGCGCCGCTGGTGGTGTTCGATTTCGACCACACGCTGTACGACGGGGATTCGGGCAGCCATCTGGTGCTGTGGCTGATCCAGCGTCACTGGGCGCGGGTGGCGGCAGCGATCGCGTTGTCGCCGCTGCTGCTGCCGCTGATCGCGTGGTTGCCCACGCGCCGGCACGCCATCTCGGTCTATCTGTGGATCGCCACGCTGGGCACGCATCGTCGCCGCGACATGGATCGCCTCATCGATCTTTACGTGCGCACGCACGCGAAGGAGATCCGCCGGCGCCTGTTGCCAGTCGCGCTGAAGGTATTGCAGAAGCACCGCGACGCGGGCGATCGCGTGATCATCGCCACGGGTGCGTCGCCGGAACTGGCGCGCGCGATCCTCGATTTCGTCGCGCACGAGGACCTGCCCGTGATCGGCAGCATCGGTGGGCCGTTCCTGGGCGGCATGATCACCGTGGAGCACTGTCACCACGAGAACAAGATGCGGATGATCTGGGATGCGGGCTACGACCAGATCGCCGTCGCGTACTCCGACAGCAGCGCCGACCTGCCGCTGCTGAAGGCCGCACGCCGGCCGGTGGTGGTCAATCCCAAGCGGCGTCGCGTGGCGATGTTCCGGCGCGTGTTGCCGCCGGGTACGCCGATCCTCAACTGGGGTTGCAAGGGGCGCGGTGGCGAACGGGTCCGTGCCTGA
- a CDS encoding GNAT family N-acetyltransferase: MGRVAGSDEAAVRVRAAELGDASDVAHLLAELGYPCSRDEAAERIAVVRHDPRQHLLLAEDDGDACGLVSLYTLYSVVHGCELARITGLVVLPDRHGRGIGRRLLKEVESISRRSGVRRIEITSSPNRTGAQAFYRRCGYLDGSMRFIKALGD, translated from the coding sequence ATGGGCCGCGTCGCCGGATCCGACGAGGCGGCGGTCCGCGTCCGCGCGGCGGAACTGGGCGACGCGAGCGACGTCGCCCATCTGCTGGCCGAGCTGGGCTATCCCTGCAGTCGCGACGAAGCCGCCGAACGCATCGCGGTGGTCCGGCACGACCCACGCCAGCACCTGCTGCTGGCCGAAGACGACGGCGACGCCTGCGGGCTCGTGTCGCTCTATACCCTCTACTCGGTGGTCCACGGCTGCGAACTGGCGCGGATCACGGGCCTGGTCGTGCTGCCCGACCGGCATGGCCGCGGCATCGGCCGGCGCCTGCTGAAGGAAGTGGAATCGATCTCACGCCGCAGTGGCGTGCGCCGCATCGAGATCACCAGCAGCCCCAACCGTACCGGCGCGCAGGCGTTCTATCGCCGCTGCGGCTATCTCGACGGATCGATGCGCTTCATCAAGGCGCTGGGCGACTGA
- the crp gene encoding cAMP-activated global transcriptional regulator CRP — protein sequence MSANPVASSVRRTNSPLLPDAATIERFLAHCHRRRYPSRTDVFRPGDPASTLYYIISGSVSIITEEEDGRELVLGYFGPGEFVGELGLFIASDQREVILRTRSTCELAEIGHERLYDLLLTRLSLDAPKLLYAIGAQISRRLLDTSRKAGRLAFLDVTDRIVRALHDLAKEPEAMSHPQGTQIRVSRQELSRLVGCSREMAGRVLKKLQADGKLHARGKTVVLYGTR from the coding sequence GTCCGCCGTACCAACAGCCCGCTGCTGCCGGACGCCGCTACCATCGAGCGCTTCCTGGCGCACTGCCACCGTCGCCGCTACCCGTCGCGCACCGACGTGTTCCGGCCCGGTGATCCGGCCAGCACGCTGTACTACATCATCTCCGGCTCGGTCAGCATCATCACCGAGGAGGAAGACGGTCGTGAGCTGGTGCTGGGTTACTTCGGTCCCGGTGAGTTCGTGGGCGAGCTGGGGCTGTTCATCGCCAGCGACCAGCGCGAGGTCATCCTGCGCACGCGCAGCACCTGCGAACTGGCCGAGATCGGCCATGAGCGTCTCTACGACCTGCTGCTGACCCGCCTGTCGCTGGACGCGCCCAAGCTGCTGTACGCCATCGGCGCGCAGATCTCGCGGCGTCTGCTCGACACCAGTAGGAAAGCCGGCCGCCTGGCATTCCTCGACGTGACCGACCGCATCGTGCGCGCCCTGCACGACCTGGCCAAGGAGCCGGAGGCGATGAGCCATCCGCAGGGCACCCAGATCCGCGTCTCGCGCCAGGAGCTCTCGCGCCTGGTCGGTTGCTCGCGCGAAATGGCCGGCCGCGTGCTCAAGAAGCTGCAGGCCGACGGCAAGCTCCACGCCCGCGGCAAGACCGTCGTCCTGTACGGGACGCGCTGA